The genomic interval CACCTATCCCGTGATTCCTGCGGAAGTGCTTTTTTCCGATGAAGACGTGGAACGCTCCCCAAGGGGCCGTTACCACAGGTCGGAATGGGAGTACGAGCGGGGGAAATATGCGGTTTCGGAAAAGGGCCACGAAGAGCCCATGGACGATGTGGAATGGGATGAGCTGGAAAACCAGCGGCCCGGACTGGCCGAGGAAATCGCCACCCGCCGGAACATGGCCATCATCCTCCGGGCGCAGGAAAAGCGCATTGCCGCCCGGGTGATGAACCCTTCCGTGTTCACGCCCCACAACGTGTCCAAAAAATGGAGCGATCCGGCGGAAGGAACTCCGGTGCAGGATATCCGGGACGGCAAGGCCGCCTTTCGCCAGCAGTGCGGGATGGAGCCGGATGCCCTGATTATCTCATGGCAGGTGGCGGAATGGCTGAAGGCCAACGGAGAGATCCGGGAACAGCTCAAATACACCTTCCCCGGCATTGACTTAAACCGACTTACTTCGGATCAATTGGCCCAGATCCTGAACGTGAAGAACGTGGTGGTGGCGGGTGGGATGCGCAATGCCTCGCCCAAGGGCAAGCGGCTGGTCTTTGAAGACATCTGGACGAGTGATTACGCCGCTCTGGTGAAAATCTCCGGCAGCTACGACATCACGGAACCCTGTGTGGGCCGCACCTTTGTCTATGCCAAGGATGCCAGCACAGAACCCATCGTGGAGCAGTACCGGGAAGAGGCCCTGCGCTCGGAGATCATCCGGGTACGCCATGACGTGGACGAAGCCTATCTGCGCTCCTATTACGATGATGGCCGCATCCGGACGGATGTCTCCGGCAAGTGCTGCTACCTCATGGGTGGGATTAAATAGAAAAAAGGAGACGCGGCGTGCGGATACCGGAAGAACTCCTCAGAGCCTGCATGGAAGTCGCACCCGCTGTTCTGCTGGCCATGCTGGGAGGGATGGTGAGGATGATGCAAAACCCCAAAGCCTTTTCGTGGTGCTGGTTTTTCGGTGGGCTGCTCATGAGTGCCTTTGTGGGCATCCTCGTTTTTCTTCTCATTGCCGATGCCGAGGCCATTTCGCCCAACTTCCGGGCCGCTGTCTGCGGAGTGAGTGGCTATTCCTCCGCCCAGATTCTGGGTTTGCTGGAAAAGAAGGTGCTTCGGGCCGTGGCAGAAAGGGGAAAATAATGCATCCATTTATCAGTGCAGGCTT from Desulfobotulus mexicanus carries:
- a CDS encoding phage holin family protein, with amino-acid sequence MRIPEELLRACMEVAPAVLLAMLGGMVRMMQNPKAFSWCWFFGGLLMSAFVGILVFLLIADAEAISPNFRAAVCGVSGYSSAQILGLLEKKVLRAVAERGK